The genomic region GGATTATTGTTATGATACTACTTTTTTATAATTATGAGAATAAATAGATGTATGATAAGGATATATAAAAAACACATTCATGAAAAGGTTCAAACTAAAAGTGATATAGATATACATAACTTTTATACAAACTTATAAACAATCCACTGGTTTTAGATTGACACAAACAAATCACAAACTAATCAGGTTTTAGATTGAAATATCTAACTCGTTTACACAAGGAATGCCATTTACGTTGACTAGGTTAATTAAAGTCATGTTTAAGTTGACTAACCCGTCCCGCCAACATTAATCAAACAAATCGATCCACTAATTCATTTCCCGATTAGCACATTTACAACTGTATGATCACCTATCAAATGGAAATGCTCACCTATCAAACGTTTGGAAATACGGGTTACACAAATCACGTTCATATTATAGTAACTTTTTAAGTGTGCAGATTAGGGTTGTTCTTAATGCAAATACAAATATAGGTCTTCTTCGGGCTGAATTGCCGTCACAAACAACCCTGCAATCCACCATCACGCCTAAATTAACAAAGTGAAAACACTCATTcaaaaaacataacaaaaatgGTACACCAGTTTCTTAAACATGCTCAGTGATGATGAGCCAAAACATACATACTTAATAAATTGTTCCCTTTTCCACAAATTAAGAATGTAACCTAACATAAAAACTAAACATTTTAACAGATAAATAGAGCAAAATTCCGAAACCAACAATTTCAAACTCTCAATAAAAGCAGATCACACCATTTGCAGCCTTCAACGCTACTGTTGCTTGCATTCAGGAGGTCGTTCAGCCTGTTCTCCCGTCACACCCGCATTTGGGACACTACCCTTCTGCAATGCAGTTCACACGATTAATTTGTCGAAAGCAAAATTCAATATAAGTAAAAGGGAAGGAAATTGCACCTTTGTTTTTCTCTTACTCTTGCTCtcctcttcatcttcatcatcaatttcatcatcatcatcgtcatcttcatcatcatcctcgtcATCGTCTTCTTCTATACCATCAAACTCATCCTCCTGGGCTGCCTCACCCGTAAACCACGAAACAGCATGGGGTATAATTTTGTCCCGTATCGTTGAACTACATACCACATAAAACATATATTAACCCAAATGGTTCCAGATCACCACCCAAAAGTTTTAATAATATTATACCACATACCCGATGTCATAGTCTTGTTCCATTTGATTCTGAAGCTCTTCAGCCTGCCAGTGTAATAGTATTCATAACTTAATCTATCAATCAAAGGGCCTCTATATGTgcatcaaaaaaataaaaaaaaataactacCTCTTCTTCATCAATATCATCCTCATCATCAGGCACTTGTGGAGGACTAAAAAAGTTGAAGAAACTCTCACATTTTTCAGTCTTAGTGATAGGTTTAGCATTTTTTGATCCCTTCTTTGGCTTCTTCTTTAATATCTTTTGTGTCAAGCATTTCCCTGGTAGCCATTCAATATCCGTCCTGTAAAGTACCAACCATAACATGAGCTTAAGATTGTACCAACGTCTAATTACAATAAAACCTGTAAAATAAGATATGGGTATAAATATATAATGGTTACCCTAATGCCTTCTCTAAAATAGGATCATCTTCATCAATCATGTGATATGTTTTGGTCAAAACTGAATTTTTAAAATACGGATTCGTATCGAAAAAGAATTCGAGTTTGAAACCCTTGGGGTCATCTATCCTGCACCACTTAATGTCCTTTAGATATTTGAGGGCGTCTTCATCGCGTTCTGAAATCTGATAATTATGCCAAAAACGAAATCAGTAACCTTTTGGAAACAAAAGACCATAAATAAGAAAAATTGTGTAACAAAAAACCCATGTTATAAATGGAATTGCTACCTCCTCTGCCAATATTTCATTGGTCTTCATTGCAGTAAGCCAAAAATCAGGCACGCCCTTATCTGAAATAaggttttaaataaaaaattatgtTCTTTACTTCTTTTACAGATAAAATAAATGAACACAAAAAAGCAGGGTAAAATCATACAGAAAGTATATTACCTTCTGCATTGTCAGTTGCAGCTTCATCCTTTAATCCATCAACTTCAACAACACCATTAACTATATCATATCTCTGCAGTTTCAGAACATAAAAATTCAGTATATACAACATCTAGAGCAAACCACTAGCGATTAAAGAATTTTTGTCCACTACAAAACACCATTATCATATTAGGTGACTTCTGTCCATAAAGGAGACATGCACGCGTTCAACATGAAGAACATTTGAAAAAGAATTCAACCGACATGCAAAAAGTATGGTATGTTATGCCCATAGTTATTAAAGTGTGACGTCCTCAAGGCacataggcctcgcctggggcctaggcaAAAAGCAAGGGTCTGAGAAAAATAATGCGCACAatgaaatatattaaatatactttatgTGTTAGAGATTTAATACTATTCATCAAATTTAATATCatctatttagtaccaaaagttaAAAAATATTAGTGTAGAAAAGAAGTTTCTGTTATATAAAGTATAAATTTGGCTAATATCTTGCCAGAAATTAGAGAATTTGGCCAGAAATTCTCCAAAATCTAGGAATCTTGCCGAAATCTACACCCAAACATCACATAGAGAATTAAAACACAATTGCCTTGACTTAAAGCGCAATTGCCTCGCCTAGCTTGgaaatgggcctaggcgcaagaggtgATGGCTTTTACCATCTATGGTTATGCCTTTATACCTTGTTTAGCTATAGTCAAAATGATCAAAGCA from Helianthus annuus cultivar XRQ/B chromosome 10, HanXRQr2.0-SUNRISE, whole genome shotgun sequence harbors:
- the LOC110886518 gene encoding nucleosome assembly protein 1;4 gives rise to the protein MKEHLDMSDLTASLPAAAAALSAEDRAGLVNALKDKLQNLAGQHSDVLENLSPAVRKRVEVLRDIQSEHDDLEAKFFEERAALERKYQKLYAPLYAKRYDIVNGVVEVDGLKDEAATDNAEDKGVPDFWLTAMKTNEILAEEISERDEDALKYLKDIKWCRIDDPKGFKLEFFFDTNPYFKNSVLTKTYHMIDEDDPILEKALGTDIEWLPGKCLTQKILKKKPKKGSKNAKPITKTEKCESFFNFFSPPQVPDDEDDIDEEEAEELQNQMEQDYDIGSTIRDKIIPHAVSWFTGEAAQEDEFDGIEEDDDEDDDEDDDDDDEIDDEDEEESKSKRKTKKGSVPNAGVTGEQAERPPECKQQ